The following proteins are encoded in a genomic region of Hirundo rustica isolate bHirRus1 chromosome 3, bHirRus1.pri.v3, whole genome shotgun sequence:
- the SEC23B gene encoding protein transport protein Sec23B isoform X1, with translation MSPEGVLIMGFCSAMATYLEFIQQNEERDGVRFSWNVWPSSRLEATRMVVPLACLLTPLKERLDLPPVQYEPVLCSRPTCKAVLNPLCQVDYRAKLWACNFCFQRNQFPPAYAGISEVNQPAELMPQFSTIEYIVQRGPQTPLVFLYVVDMCLEEEDLQALKESLQMSLSLLPPDALVGLITFGRMVQVHELSCEGISKSYVFRGTKDLTAKQIQDMLGLSRPAVPMQHGRPLQTPEQPVISSRFLQPVHKIDMNLTDLLGELQRDPWPVTQGRRPLRSTGVALSIAVGLLEGTFPNTGARIMLFTGGPPTQGPGMVVGDELKTPIRSWHDIEKDNARFMKKATKHYETLANRSAANGHCIDIYACALDQTGLLEMKCCANVTGGHMVMGDSFNTSLFKQTFQRVFSKGYSGEFRMAFGANLDVKTSRELKIAGAIGPCTSLNAKGPCVSENEIGIGGTSQWKICSLDPSTTLAIYFEVVNQHNAPIPQGGRGAVQFVTQYQHSSTQRRIRVTTIARNWADAQTQLQHIEAAFDQEAAAVLMARLGVYRAESEEGPDVLRWLDRQLIRLCQKFGQYNKDDPNSFRLSESFSLYPQFIFHLRRSPFLQVFNNSPDESSYYRHHFARQDLTQSLIMIQPILYAYSFHGPPEPVLLDSSSILPDKILLMDTFFQIVIYLGETIAQWQKAGYQDMPEYENFKHLLQAPLDDAQEILQTRFPMPRYIHTEHGGSQARFLLSKVNPSQTHNNLYAWGQESGAPILTDDVSLQVFMDHLKKLAVTSAS, from the exons ATGTCCCCTGAAGGGGTATTGATCATG GGCTTCTGCAGTGCCATGGCGACGTATCTGGAGTTCATCCAGCAGAATGAGGAGCGTGATGGAGTGCGCTTCAGCTGGAACGTGTGGCCCTCCAGCAGGCTCGAGGCCACAAGGATGGTTGTGCCCTTGGCCTGTCTCCTGACCCCGCTGAAGGAGCGTCTAGACCTGCCCCCTGTTCAGTACGAACCAGTGCTTTGCAGCAGGCCAACCTGCAAAGCTGTGCTCAACCCACTCTG CCAGGTTGACTATCGGGCCAAGCTTTGGGCTTGTaacttctgttttcagagaAACCAG tTCCCCCCCGCATATGCAGGCATTTCTGAAGTCAATCAGCCAGCAGAACTTATGCCTCAATTTTCAACAATTGAATATATAGTGCAG cGAGGTCCACAGACGCCGTTGGTCTTCCTGTATGTTGTGGACATGTGCTTGGAAGAGGAGGATTTGCAGGCCCTGAAGGAGTCCCTGCAGATGTCCCTGAGCCTGCTGCCTCCTGATGCCTTAGTAGGGCTCATCACTTTCGGCCGGATGGTCCAGGTTCATGAGCTGAGCTGTGAAGGAATTTCCAAGAGCTATGTATTCCGGGGCACCAAGGATCTGACAGCCAAGCAAATACAG GATATGCTTGGGCTTTCAAGGCCAGCTGTCCCCATGCAACATGGAAGACCTCTTCAAACTCCAGAGCAGCCTGTTATTTCCAGCAG GTTCCTACAGCCCGTGCATAAGATTGACATGAATTTAACAGATCTGCTTGGAGAGCTGCAAAGGGACCCATGGCCAGTGACCCAGGGAAGGAGACCCTTACGTTCTACTGGAGTGGCTCTTTCAATTGCAGTTGGCTTATTGGAG GGTACATTTCCAAACACAGGGGCCAGAATAATGCTGTTCACAGGCGGGCCACCAACACAAGGGCCAGGCATGGTGGTGGGAGATGAACTGAAAACACCCATCCGTTCGTGGCATGACATAGAGAAGGATAATGCAAGGTTCATGAAGAAGGCCACCAAA CACTACGAGACTCTGGCCAACCGCTCTGCAGCCAATGGGCATTGCATCGACATCTATGCCTGTGCCCTGGACCAGACAGGGCTGCTGGAGATGAAGTGCTGTGCAAATGTCACTGG aggACACATGGTGATGGGAGACTCCTTCAACACTTCTCTCTTCAAGCAGACCTTCCAGCGGGTATTTAGCAAAGGCTACAGTGGGGAATTTCGGATGGCTTTTGGTGCAAATCTGGATGTGAAG ACCTCCAGGGAGCTGAAAATTGCAGGAGCCATTGGACCATGTACATCCCTGAATGCTAAAGGGCCATGTGTCTCTGAAAAT GAAATTGGAATTGGAGGGACATCTCAATGGAAAATCTGTAGTCTGGATCCCAGTACAACTCTGGCCATTTACTTTGAAGTGGTAAATCAG CACAATGCACCCATCCCTCAGGGAGGCAGAGGGGCAGTGCAGTTTGTCACTCAGTATCAACACTCCAGCACCCAGAGGCGCATTCGTGTCACCACCATAGCCAGAAA ctgggcagaTGCACAGACTCAGCTCCAGCACATCGAGGCTGCGTTTGaccaggaggcagctgctgtgctcatGGCACGGCTGGGAGTGTACAGGGCTGAGTCTGAGGAGGGACCTGATGTTCTGCGTTGGCTGGACAGGCAGCTCATCAGGCTG TGTCAGAAATTTGGACAATACAACAAAGATGACCCCAACTCTTTTAGGCTGTCAGAATCATTTTCTTTGTATCCTCAG TTCATCTTCCACCTGCGACGCTCCCCATTCCTGCAGGTCTTCAATAACAGTCCAGATGAATCTTCCTATTACCGGCACCACTTTGCCAGGCAGGATCTGACCCAGTCCCTCATTATGATCCAGCCCATCCTTTATGCTTATTCTTTCCATGGGCCTCCTGAG CCAGTGCTTTTGGACAGCAGCAGTATTCTTCCTGACAAAATCCTGCTGATGGATACTTTCTTCCAGATAGTCATCTACCTTGGTGAG ACTATTGCACAGTGGCAGAAAGCTGGATACCAAGACATGCCTGAATATGAAAACTTTAAGCACCTCCTGCAAGCCCCACTGGATGATGCCCAGGAAATCTTGCAGACCAGATTCCCAATGCCACGGTACATCCACACTGAGCATGGGGGCAGTCAG GCCCGGTTCCTCTTGTCTAAAGTGAATCCTTCTCAGACTCACAATAACCTCTATGCCTGGGGCCAG gaatCGGGAGCTCCAATCCTGACAGATGATGTGAGTCTCCAGGTATTCATGGACCACCTTAAAAAGCTGGCAGTTACAAGTGCATCGTGA
- the SEC23B gene encoding protein transport protein Sec23B isoform X2 translates to MATYLEFIQQNEERDGVRFSWNVWPSSRLEATRMVVPLACLLTPLKERLDLPPVQYEPVLCSRPTCKAVLNPLCQVDYRAKLWACNFCFQRNQFPPAYAGISEVNQPAELMPQFSTIEYIVQRGPQTPLVFLYVVDMCLEEEDLQALKESLQMSLSLLPPDALVGLITFGRMVQVHELSCEGISKSYVFRGTKDLTAKQIQDMLGLSRPAVPMQHGRPLQTPEQPVISSRFLQPVHKIDMNLTDLLGELQRDPWPVTQGRRPLRSTGVALSIAVGLLEGTFPNTGARIMLFTGGPPTQGPGMVVGDELKTPIRSWHDIEKDNARFMKKATKHYETLANRSAANGHCIDIYACALDQTGLLEMKCCANVTGGHMVMGDSFNTSLFKQTFQRVFSKGYSGEFRMAFGANLDVKTSRELKIAGAIGPCTSLNAKGPCVSENEIGIGGTSQWKICSLDPSTTLAIYFEVVNQHNAPIPQGGRGAVQFVTQYQHSSTQRRIRVTTIARNWADAQTQLQHIEAAFDQEAAAVLMARLGVYRAESEEGPDVLRWLDRQLIRLCQKFGQYNKDDPNSFRLSESFSLYPQFIFHLRRSPFLQVFNNSPDESSYYRHHFARQDLTQSLIMIQPILYAYSFHGPPEPVLLDSSSILPDKILLMDTFFQIVIYLGETIAQWQKAGYQDMPEYENFKHLLQAPLDDAQEILQTRFPMPRYIHTEHGGSQARFLLSKVNPSQTHNNLYAWGQESGAPILTDDVSLQVFMDHLKKLAVTSAS, encoded by the exons ATGGCGACGTATCTGGAGTTCATCCAGCAGAATGAGGAGCGTGATGGAGTGCGCTTCAGCTGGAACGTGTGGCCCTCCAGCAGGCTCGAGGCCACAAGGATGGTTGTGCCCTTGGCCTGTCTCCTGACCCCGCTGAAGGAGCGTCTAGACCTGCCCCCTGTTCAGTACGAACCAGTGCTTTGCAGCAGGCCAACCTGCAAAGCTGTGCTCAACCCACTCTG CCAGGTTGACTATCGGGCCAAGCTTTGGGCTTGTaacttctgttttcagagaAACCAG tTCCCCCCCGCATATGCAGGCATTTCTGAAGTCAATCAGCCAGCAGAACTTATGCCTCAATTTTCAACAATTGAATATATAGTGCAG cGAGGTCCACAGACGCCGTTGGTCTTCCTGTATGTTGTGGACATGTGCTTGGAAGAGGAGGATTTGCAGGCCCTGAAGGAGTCCCTGCAGATGTCCCTGAGCCTGCTGCCTCCTGATGCCTTAGTAGGGCTCATCACTTTCGGCCGGATGGTCCAGGTTCATGAGCTGAGCTGTGAAGGAATTTCCAAGAGCTATGTATTCCGGGGCACCAAGGATCTGACAGCCAAGCAAATACAG GATATGCTTGGGCTTTCAAGGCCAGCTGTCCCCATGCAACATGGAAGACCTCTTCAAACTCCAGAGCAGCCTGTTATTTCCAGCAG GTTCCTACAGCCCGTGCATAAGATTGACATGAATTTAACAGATCTGCTTGGAGAGCTGCAAAGGGACCCATGGCCAGTGACCCAGGGAAGGAGACCCTTACGTTCTACTGGAGTGGCTCTTTCAATTGCAGTTGGCTTATTGGAG GGTACATTTCCAAACACAGGGGCCAGAATAATGCTGTTCACAGGCGGGCCACCAACACAAGGGCCAGGCATGGTGGTGGGAGATGAACTGAAAACACCCATCCGTTCGTGGCATGACATAGAGAAGGATAATGCAAGGTTCATGAAGAAGGCCACCAAA CACTACGAGACTCTGGCCAACCGCTCTGCAGCCAATGGGCATTGCATCGACATCTATGCCTGTGCCCTGGACCAGACAGGGCTGCTGGAGATGAAGTGCTGTGCAAATGTCACTGG aggACACATGGTGATGGGAGACTCCTTCAACACTTCTCTCTTCAAGCAGACCTTCCAGCGGGTATTTAGCAAAGGCTACAGTGGGGAATTTCGGATGGCTTTTGGTGCAAATCTGGATGTGAAG ACCTCCAGGGAGCTGAAAATTGCAGGAGCCATTGGACCATGTACATCCCTGAATGCTAAAGGGCCATGTGTCTCTGAAAAT GAAATTGGAATTGGAGGGACATCTCAATGGAAAATCTGTAGTCTGGATCCCAGTACAACTCTGGCCATTTACTTTGAAGTGGTAAATCAG CACAATGCACCCATCCCTCAGGGAGGCAGAGGGGCAGTGCAGTTTGTCACTCAGTATCAACACTCCAGCACCCAGAGGCGCATTCGTGTCACCACCATAGCCAGAAA ctgggcagaTGCACAGACTCAGCTCCAGCACATCGAGGCTGCGTTTGaccaggaggcagctgctgtgctcatGGCACGGCTGGGAGTGTACAGGGCTGAGTCTGAGGAGGGACCTGATGTTCTGCGTTGGCTGGACAGGCAGCTCATCAGGCTG TGTCAGAAATTTGGACAATACAACAAAGATGACCCCAACTCTTTTAGGCTGTCAGAATCATTTTCTTTGTATCCTCAG TTCATCTTCCACCTGCGACGCTCCCCATTCCTGCAGGTCTTCAATAACAGTCCAGATGAATCTTCCTATTACCGGCACCACTTTGCCAGGCAGGATCTGACCCAGTCCCTCATTATGATCCAGCCCATCCTTTATGCTTATTCTTTCCATGGGCCTCCTGAG CCAGTGCTTTTGGACAGCAGCAGTATTCTTCCTGACAAAATCCTGCTGATGGATACTTTCTTCCAGATAGTCATCTACCTTGGTGAG ACTATTGCACAGTGGCAGAAAGCTGGATACCAAGACATGCCTGAATATGAAAACTTTAAGCACCTCCTGCAAGCCCCACTGGATGATGCCCAGGAAATCTTGCAGACCAGATTCCCAATGCCACGGTACATCCACACTGAGCATGGGGGCAGTCAG GCCCGGTTCCTCTTGTCTAAAGTGAATCCTTCTCAGACTCACAATAACCTCTATGCCTGGGGCCAG gaatCGGGAGCTCCAATCCTGACAGATGATGTGAGTCTCCAGGTATTCATGGACCACCTTAAAAAGCTGGCAGTTACAAGTGCATCGTGA
- the SMIM26 gene encoding small integral membrane protein 26 translates to MKSARAAVWNARAALLYSLGGWTTLGALIYYSRLDKAGTENESDPETNQGTHKEVHTKEYPFGLTVTTEITYKEVQPPLTRLLRRAVSFFVPNDEPPSEK, encoded by the exons ATGAAGTCAGCACGCGCGGCTGTGTGGAACGCCAGGGCCGCGCTGCTCTACTCGCTGGGCGGCTGGACCACGCTGGGCGCCCTCATCTACTACAGCCGCCTGGACAAAGCCGGCACTG AGAATGAAAGTGATCCTGAGACAAAtcaagggacccacaaggaaGTACACACTAAGGAATATCCTTTTGGATTGACAGTGACAACAGAAATAACATACAAAGAGGTTCAGCCTCCTCTTACTCGACTGCTTAGGCGTGCAGTATCATTCTTTGTTCCAAATGATGAGCCTCCTTCCGAAAAGTGA
- the DTD1 gene encoding D-aminoacyl-tRNA deacylase 1 has product MKAIVQRVAQASVTVGGEQISSIGRGLCVLLGISLEDTQRELEHMVRKILNLRVFEDESGKHWSKSVMDKQYEVLCVSQFTLQCILKGNKPDYHMAMPTEQAESFYNNFLEQLRKAYKPELIKDGKFGAYMQVHIQNDGPVTIELESPAATFDPKQLTKLEKQQQRKEKTRTKPSESSRERNVPRNKDDPSASSGAEGDVSSEREP; this is encoded by the exons ATGAAGGCGATCGTGCAGCGGGTGGCCCAGGCCAGCGTCACAG tgGGTGGTGAACAAATCAGTTCAATAGGACGAGgcctctgtgtgctgctgggcaTTTCTTTGGAAGATACACAAAGAGAACTGGAGCACAT ggTTCGAAAGATCTTGAACTTGCGAGTCTTTGAAGATGAAAGTGGGAAGCACTGGTCCAAAAGTGTGATGGATAAACAGTATGAAGTGTTGTGTGTGAGCCAATTTACTCTCCAGTGCATCCTGAAGGGAAACAAGCCTGACTATCACATGGCAATGCCCACGGAGCAGGCAGAGTCTTTTTATAACAACTTCCTAGAACAGCTAAGAAAAGCCTACAAACCAGAGCTTATTAAAG ATGGCAAGTTTGGTGCCTACATGCAGGTCCACATCCAGAATGATGGTCCTGTAACAATAGAACTGGAATCCCCAGCAGCCACTTTTGATCCTAAACAA CTGACAAAActtgaaaaacagcagcaaagaaaagagaagaccAGAACCAAGCCGTCTGAGtcaagcagagaaagaaatgtccCCCGAAACAAGGATGACCCCAGTGCTAGCAGCGGAGCAGAAGGAGACGTGTCCTCAGAAAGAGAGCCTTAG